A genomic segment from Anas acuta chromosome 29, bAnaAcu1.1, whole genome shotgun sequence encodes:
- the IL23A gene encoding interleukin-23 subunit alpha, producing the protein MAPLRLLCLCLPALLLLLLPAPPVSAAPTPVPGTDWAACKNLSRELSRLLGTLKEPHSELNRVQIAVEDPEGDCATRIRCSDACDPPTLDTNNTRCLRRILQGLQHYRDLLGSEIFKDNRLPQLVATLDQLLGVVQQAPSHSCQAPTTPTWAEPLLPQLRHQALERLQSFTTVMSRVFTYSARTH; encoded by the exons ATGGCCCCGCTCCGTCtcctctgcctctgcctcccggctctgctgctgctgctgctgccggcgcCGCCGGTCTCTGCGGCTCCGACCCCGGTCCCGGGCACCGACTGGGCCGCCTGTAAGAACCTCTCCCGGGAGCTGTCGCGGCTGCTGGGGACGCTCAAGGAGCCGCACTCGGAGCTG AACCGGGTGCAGATCGCTGTGGAGGACCCCGAGGGGGATTGTGCCACCCGCATCCGCTGCAGCGACGCCTGCGACCCCCCCACGCTGGACACGAACAACACG CGCTGCCTGCGCCggatcctgcaggggctgcagcactaCCGGGACCTGCTGGGCTCCGAAATCTTCAAAGACAACCGCCTGCCGCAGCTGGTGGCCACGCTGGACCAGCTGCTGGGGGTCGTGCAG CAGGCACCCAGCCACTCCTGCCAGGCTCCCACCACCCCAACCTGGGCCGAGcccctgctgccacagctgcgGCACCAAGCGCTCGAGCGGCTGCAGTCCTTCACCACCGTCATGAGCCGCGTCTTCACCTACAGCGCCAGAACCCACTGA